A genomic window from Candidatus Denitrolinea symbiosum includes:
- a CDS encoding alpha-galactosidase encodes MDILITDSTPASQTVSASRVTLNLPRPPRAFYRHGWQSWSLAAWTDLSPLPIQKPDIFHVLQTDAAYAREPLPHGSWVGAAEMDDGRIVLLGALGMDAHVRLDGSQLEGWYESGEGEWFIHFGVEQNAFPAYTQALGERFGFAAARPAPRIWCSWYSLYTLIDEPTLHKVFDGLGDLPFDVLQVDDGWQVSLGDWEANEKFPAGMTALADKIKSTGRKAGLWLAPLLAAKSSRLFREHPDWFLKDEAGKFVSAGFNWGEWMYALDTTHPAAQEWLAALMKQVRAWGFDYLKLDFLYAGALRGKRHTEAPREAAYRLGLKVLREAMGADAYFLACGAPIVPSLGLCDALRVGPDVAGEWESHRDAVLLQNPATPGARNAIRTTVNRLWLSPLVQTDPDVAYFAAKGNSLTVEQRLLLQDLALVCGFKATSDLPQWMTPAERESLRAFLEDTNEYRPEGGYRYRVASRRVDFTPAIELPPRPSKLESIQRTIFAALGNQPWALRLLDWMGKRSLKKTV; translated from the coding sequence ATGGACATCCTCATCACCGACTCGACTCCCGCCTCCCAAACCGTCTCCGCCTCGCGCGTGACCTTGAACCTGCCGCGGCCTCCCCGCGCGTTTTACCGCCACGGATGGCAGTCCTGGTCCCTCGCCGCGTGGACGGACCTCTCCCCGCTCCCGATTCAAAAACCCGACATCTTCCACGTCCTCCAAACGGACGCGGCCTACGCCCGCGAGCCGCTCCCGCACGGATCGTGGGTCGGCGCGGCGGAAATGGACGACGGCAGGATCGTCCTCCTCGGCGCGCTCGGCATGGACGCGCATGTCCGCCTGGACGGCAGTCAACTCGAAGGTTGGTACGAATCGGGCGAGGGCGAATGGTTCATCCACTTTGGCGTGGAACAAAACGCCTTTCCTGCCTATACGCAAGCGCTCGGCGAGCGATTCGGATTTGCCGCCGCGAGGCCCGCGCCGCGTATCTGGTGCTCGTGGTACAGCCTTTACACGTTGATTGACGAACCCACCCTCCACAAGGTTTTCGACGGCCTCGGCGACCTCCCCTTCGATGTTTTGCAAGTGGACGACGGCTGGCAGGTCAGCCTCGGCGATTGGGAAGCCAACGAGAAATTCCCAGCGGGCATGACCGCGCTGGCGGACAAAATAAAATCCACGGGGCGCAAAGCAGGCTTGTGGCTCGCGCCGCTTTTGGCGGCAAAATCCTCGCGGCTGTTCCGCGAACATCCCGACTGGTTTTTAAAAGATGAAGCGGGGAAATTCGTCTCGGCGGGATTCAACTGGGGCGAGTGGATGTACGCGCTGGATACCACCCATCCCGCCGCGCAAGAATGGCTGGCGGCGCTGATGAAACAAGTCCGCGCCTGGGGCTTCGATTATCTCAAACTCGATTTTCTCTACGCGGGCGCGCTGCGCGGCAAACGTCACACGGAGGCGCCGCGCGAGGCCGCGTACCGCCTCGGGCTGAAAGTTCTGCGCGAGGCGATGGGCGCGGACGCGTACTTCCTCGCCTGCGGCGCGCCGATCGTCCCCTCGCTCGGTCTGTGCGACGCGCTGCGCGTCGGCCCGGACGTCGCGGGCGAATGGGAGAGTCATCGCGACGCGGTCCTGCTCCAAAATCCCGCCACGCCCGGGGCGCGCAACGCCATCCGCACGACGGTCAACCGCCTCTGGTTGAGTCCGCTCGTTCAGACCGATCCCGACGTGGCGTATTTCGCCGCCAAGGGCAATTCGCTGACCGTCGAACAGCGGCTCCTGCTCCAGGACCTGGCGCTGGTCTGCGGCTTCAAGGCGACCTCCGACCTGCCGCAATGGATGACCCCGGCCGAGCGCGAGTCCCTGCGCGCGTTTCTTGAAGATACGAACGAGTACCGTCCCGAGGGAGGTTATCGCTATCGCGTCGCTTCGCGCCGCGTGGACTTCACGCCCGCGATCGAACTTCCGCCGCGCCCCAGCAAATTAGAATCTATCCAAAGAACAATATTCGCCGCGCTGGGAAACCAGCCCTGGGCGCTGCGCCTGCTGGATTGGATGGGGAAACGTTCGTTGAAGAAGACGGTTTAA
- a CDS encoding transposase, IS256 family has protein sequence MTYQNDCTLPNEVLEQISEQGLDYLPELMRVIVNAAMKAERQQYLGVAPYERSEQRRDQANGFKPKTVRTRMGAIEFAVPQVRTGDYYPQALEKGLRSERALTMALAEMYVQGTSTRKVNAIVEKLCGSQVSSSLVSKATSELDVLLEAWQNRPLGEIRYLFLDARYEKVRMDGQVVDAAVLIAQAVDPLGKRRILGVRIGLGEAEIFWRAFLQSLIQRGLSGVRLITSDAHAGLRQALRAVFGGVLWQRCQYHLQQNATSYVPRREMLTEVAADIRRVFNAPDRPTAEAYLKQTVQKYAQSASRLADWMETNLPEGLTVFAFPEAHRRKLRTNNTQERLNREIGRRTNVVSIFPNEAACLRLVSAILMEQDEEWQMGRVYLSMDENPPPK, from the coding sequence ATGACCTACCAAAATGATTGTACCTTACCAAACGAAGTTTTGGAGCAGATCAGCGAGCAAGGCTTGGATTACTTGCCCGAGTTGATGCGCGTCATCGTCAATGCGGCGATGAAAGCGGAGCGACAGCAATACCTGGGAGTGGCGCCTTACGAACGCTCGGAACAGCGACGCGACCAAGCCAACGGGTTCAAGCCGAAAACAGTGCGGACGCGCATGGGCGCGATTGAATTTGCCGTTCCGCAAGTGCGGACTGGGGATTATTATCCACAAGCGCTGGAAAAAGGGTTGCGTAGTGAACGCGCCCTGACGATGGCGTTAGCCGAGATGTATGTGCAAGGGACCTCGACCCGCAAAGTGAATGCCATTGTCGAGAAGTTGTGCGGCAGCCAGGTATCGAGCAGTCTGGTGAGCAAGGCCACCTCGGAGTTGGATGTCTTGCTGGAAGCCTGGCAGAATCGACCGTTGGGAGAAATCCGCTACCTGTTTTTGGATGCCCGCTACGAGAAAGTGCGGATGGATGGACAGGTGGTAGATGCGGCCGTTTTGATCGCCCAGGCAGTGGATCCACTCGGCAAACGGAGGATTTTGGGCGTGAGGATAGGTCTGGGTGAGGCCGAAATCTTCTGGCGCGCCTTCCTGCAAAGCCTGATCCAGCGCGGCCTGAGCGGTGTGCGTCTGATTACCAGCGACGCTCACGCTGGTTTGCGGCAAGCGTTGCGGGCGGTGTTTGGAGGCGTTCTCTGGCAGCGCTGCCAATACCATCTGCAACAGAATGCAACCAGCTACGTTCCTCGCCGCGAGATGTTGACAGAAGTGGCCGCGGACATTCGCAGAGTGTTCAATGCCCCCGACCGTCCGACGGCCGAAGCCTACTTGAAGCAAACGGTTCAAAAGTATGCTCAAAGCGCTTCCCGCCTGGCGGACTGGATGGAAACCAACCTGCCCGAAGGACTGACCGTGTTCGCCTTTCCCGAAGCGCACCGCAGGAAACTGCGCACCAACAACACCCAGGAACGCTTGAACCGCGAAATTGGACGGCGCACCAACGTGGTGAGCATCTTTCCCAATGAAGCCGCCTGTTTGCGTTTGGTGAGCGCCATCCTGATGGAACAGGATGAGGAATGGCAGATGGGTCGAGTCTATCTTTCGATGGACGAAAACCCTCCTCCTAAATGA
- a CDS encoding transaldolase: MNPITKLTSLGQSLWYDNIQRKQLENGEFEAMIRRGDIRGVTSNPSIFNHAMTKSNDYDSALIPLAWAGWDAEQVFWRLAVEDIQKACDLFRPLYDETNGGDGYVSIEVDPRYADDEEATAAQARTLWERVNRPNLMVKIPATQACIPAIRRSIAAGININITLIFSLERYAEVMIAYLDGLEERLAAGHPIDRIASVASFFVSRVDTKIDPKLPEGAPLRGKAAIANAKLAYEAFTAVFTTHRWEQLKLKGARVQRPLWASTSTKNPAYPDTLYVDSLIGPETVNTIPPATLNAFRDHGHAEITLTRDLDEARSVFAQLKTLGISMDAVTHELEVEGVKTFAEAFTQLFAELDEKRKAAIASLGPLADSVARRLSSLEAGAFSARLWRHDVSLWAADEAGQREAAIRLGWLASPEKARARIPDYQAFAEEVRNAGIDRVLVLGMGGSSLTAEALSSLQAAANVAAPLSLAILDSTDPRQVAEAAKNFPPEKSLYIVASKSGGTAEMMAAFDLFWKLSNGDGSRFVATTDPGTGLEKLARERGFRKIFSSDESVGGRYSAMTDFGMVPAALLGYDLPGFLDRADWMKSQCGADVPIARDPGVALGAVMAESALAGRDKLTVLADAPLSALAGWVEQIVAESSGKDGKGILPVALEPLGAPEAYGNDRLFVYLHQTGEFDAGIAALKSAGHPVVALPLADYHDASAEFFRWEIAVAAACHILGVNAFDQPNVQDSKARTNARIADFQKTGKLADVDLVDVREAKPALEKFLAQAKAGDYVAVNAYLPRNAEMIEALQRMRVAIRAKTHCAATAGFGPRFQHSTGQFHKGGPNTGLFIQVVCDAENDLEIPTQGLTFGALIRAQALGDYEALQAAGRRVLRVHLPSAADIKSLENALE, translated from the coding sequence ATGAACCCCATTACCAAACTCACCTCTCTCGGCCAGTCTCTCTGGTACGATAACATCCAGCGCAAACAATTGGAGAACGGCGAATTCGAAGCCATGATCCGGCGCGGCGACATTCGCGGCGTCACCTCCAACCCGTCCATCTTCAACCACGCCATGACGAAGTCCAACGATTACGACTCGGCGTTGATCCCCCTCGCCTGGGCGGGCTGGGACGCGGAGCAGGTCTTCTGGCGTCTCGCCGTGGAAGACATCCAGAAAGCCTGCGACCTTTTCCGTCCCCTCTACGACGAGACGAACGGCGGCGACGGCTACGTCAGCATCGAAGTGGACCCGCGCTACGCTGACGACGAGGAAGCCACCGCCGCACAGGCGCGGACGCTCTGGGAGCGCGTGAACCGTCCCAACCTGATGGTCAAAATCCCCGCGACCCAGGCCTGCATCCCCGCCATCCGACGCTCCATCGCCGCGGGCATCAACATCAACATCACGCTCATCTTTTCGCTCGAACGTTACGCCGAAGTGATGATCGCCTACCTCGACGGGCTCGAAGAACGCCTCGCCGCGGGACATCCCATTGACCGCATCGCCTCGGTGGCCTCGTTCTTCGTCTCGCGCGTCGACACGAAGATAGACCCCAAACTTCCCGAAGGCGCGCCCCTGCGCGGCAAAGCCGCCATCGCCAACGCCAAGCTCGCCTACGAAGCCTTCACCGCGGTCTTCACCACGCACCGTTGGGAACAACTTAAACTCAAAGGCGCGCGCGTCCAGCGCCCGCTGTGGGCCAGCACCAGCACGAAGAACCCCGCCTACCCCGACACCCTCTATGTGGACAGCCTCATCGGTCCCGAGACCGTCAACACCATCCCGCCCGCCACGCTGAATGCCTTCCGCGATCACGGTCACGCCGAAATCACGCTCACGCGCGACCTCGACGAGGCCCGCAGCGTCTTCGCGCAGCTCAAGACGCTCGGCATTTCGATGGACGCGGTCACTCACGAACTCGAAGTGGAAGGCGTCAAGACCTTCGCTGAAGCCTTCACGCAATTGTTCGCGGAACTGGACGAAAAACGGAAAGCTGCCATCGCCTCGCTCGGACCTTTGGCGGACTCTGTCGCCCGGCGCTTATCCTCCCTCGAAGCGGGCGCGTTCTCCGCGCGGCTGTGGCGGCACGACGTCTCCCTCTGGGCGGCGGACGAGGCGGGCCAGCGCGAGGCCGCGATCCGTCTCGGCTGGTTGGCCTCTCCCGAAAAAGCCCGCGCCCGCATCCCCGACTATCAAGCCTTCGCGGAGGAAGTCCGCAACGCGGGCATTGACCGCGTCCTCGTGCTTGGAATGGGCGGCTCCTCGCTGACCGCCGAAGCGCTGAGTTCCCTGCAAGCGGCCGCGAACGTCGCCGCGCCGCTCTCGCTGGCGATCCTCGACTCCACCGACCCTCGGCAGGTGGCGGAGGCCGCGAAGAATTTCCCGCCCGAAAAATCGCTGTACATCGTCGCCAGTAAATCGGGCGGCACGGCCGAGATGATGGCCGCCTTCGACCTGTTTTGGAAGTTGTCCAACGGCGACGGCTCGCGCTTCGTCGCCACCACCGACCCCGGGACTGGCCTGGAAAAACTCGCGCGCGAGCGCGGCTTCCGCAAGATTTTCTCCTCCGACGAATCCGTGGGCGGACGCTACTCCGCCATGACCGACTTCGGCATGGTCCCCGCCGCGCTGCTCGGATACGACCTGCCCGGCTTCCTCGACCGCGCGGATTGGATGAAGAGCCAATGCGGCGCGGACGTCCCTATCGCGCGCGACCCGGGCGTCGCGCTCGGCGCCGTGATGGCTGAGTCCGCTCTGGCCGGCCGCGACAAGCTGACGGTCCTGGCGGACGCGCCCCTGTCCGCGCTGGCGGGCTGGGTCGAGCAGATCGTCGCCGAATCCAGCGGCAAGGACGGGAAGGGAATCCTGCCCGTCGCGCTCGAACCGCTCGGCGCGCCCGAAGCGTACGGGAACGACCGGCTGTTCGTCTATCTGCATCAGACGGGCGAGTTCGATGCCGGGATCGCCGCTCTCAAAAGCGCGGGCCATCCCGTGGTTGCATTGCCCCTCGCCGATTATCACGACGCCTCGGCGGAATTTTTCCGCTGGGAGATTGCGGTCGCCGCGGCCTGTCATATTCTCGGCGTCAACGCCTTCGACCAGCCCAACGTGCAGGACAGCAAAGCGCGCACCAACGCCCGCATCGCCGATTTCCAAAAGACGGGCAAACTCGCCGACGTGGACCTGGTGGACGTCCGCGAGGCGAAGCCCGCGCTGGAGAAATTTTTGGCGCAGGCGAAGGCGGGAGATTACGTCGCCGTCAACGCCTACCTGCCGCGCAACGCGGAGATGATCGAAGCGCTCCAGCGGATGCGCGTCGCCATCCGCGCGAAGACTCATTGCGCGGCGACGGCGGGATTCGGTCCGCGCTTCCAGCATTCCACGGGACAGTTCCACAAGGGCGGGCCGAACACGGGGCTGTTTATTCAGGTCGTGTGCGACGCGGAAAACGACCTCGAAATCCCGACGCAGGGATTGACTTTCGGCGCGCTCATCCGCGCGCAGGCGTTGGGCGATTACGAAGCGTTACAAGCCGCCGGACGGCGCGTCTTGCGCGTGCATTTGCCAAGCGCGGCGGATATTAAGTCGTTGGAGAACGCGTTGGAGTGA